A stretch of DNA from Spirochaetota bacterium:
TATTGGTTTTGCCAATATTGTTGATAGCCTGTATGGAGTAAAGAAGGCTGTTTATGATCAAAAGTACTGCAGTATAGGTGAGCTGGCACAATGGCTTTCTGATGACTGGCAGGATGTTGAGGACAAAAGAGTTTATTTTTATAGAAGAATACCAAAATTTGGAAATGACAATGATGAAGTTGATGGATTAGGAATTACGGTTCTGGAACATTTTTGTGATACAGTTAGTAGCCTCAAAAATTTCAGAGGAGGTACATTCTGGCCGGGTGTGTTTGTAGTAGGTTTTCATATAAGCTTTGGTGCATTTACTGGAGCTACGCCTGACGGTCGGCATGCAGGAGATGTTTTGGGTAATGGATTAACCCCTACAACGGGAAATGCAATTTCAGGTCCCACTGCCATAATGAACTCCATAACAAAGCTTCCGTTAACAAAGATATATAATGGTGCCAATCTCAATATGCGATTCAATGGCAACAAAATATCAACAGAACATCTATCTTACCTGATTGAAACATATTTTGCAAAAGGCGGAATGCAGGTTCAATTTAATATGGTTGATTCAAAAATTTTACGTGATGCACAGAAAAATCCGGAAAAATACAGGGATTTATTTGTCCGCGTCAGCGGTTATTCGGCTGAATTTGTAGGACTATCGGAGATAGCTCAAGAGGAAATAATCAGTCGCACTGAATTTGAGTATAAACCATAAGAAATACATATATTGATTTTATTGGAGGAAAGTATGAGTAAAATAATGACCACACAGGAAGCAATCACTAAATTTGTTAATGATGGTGATTTTCTTTTTATTGGTGGTTACATATGCAGGCCGCCATTTGCTGCTATACATGAAATTATACGCCAGAAGAAAAAAGATTTAACGGTTGTTCGTAGTAATACTGCTGATGATTTTGACATGCTCATAGGTGCAGGTTGTGTAAAGCGGTTTATTTGTACATTTATTTCACTGGGCTTGTATGGCCTTGCACGATGTTTCAGACGTTCAATAGAAAAAGGTATCCCCCACAAAATTGAGATCGAAGAATATACTAATTTATCATTACCATTGATGCTTATGGCAGGTGCACTGGGCATGCCGTTTGTGCCTGTAAAGGATATGGTGGGTACTGATTTAATGAAGATAAAATCATTTATGGGTGATAACAAGTATAAATTTATTGATTCACCGTTTGATGGGAGCCCGGTAATGCTGGTACCAGCACTCAATCCAGATGTTGCAATAATTCATGTTCAGCAGGCAGATGAAGAAGGCAATGCCCAGATGTGGGGTATTGGTGGTGATTGTAAATGGGGAGCCAATGCAGCTAAAAAGGTAATAGTAAGCTGTGAAAGGATAGTAAGCCGTGAGGTTGTTGGGAAGGATCCTTCAAGAACCATTGTTCCCGGGTTTAAAGTTGTTGCAGTGACTGAAGAACCTTTTGGGGCTCATCCGGGTTATACGCCAGGATTCTATGATGTGGATTTTTCATTTGGATATCTTTATCAGCAAGCATCAAATACTGTAGAAGGCTTTCAGGCATTTCTTGATGAATGGGTATTTGGTGTTAATAACAGGACTGAGTATATCAATCACTACATACAGAAGTTTGGCTATGAGCAATTTAAAAAACTCTGGGCCAAATTTGATTACAGTTACCCCGTATCATATGCATATTAAAGGAGGTTTGCCATGTCAGAACATCCAAATGATTATATTAAACCAGAATTAATGGCCTGCTGCGGTGCGCGTGAAATACAGGATGGAGATATTGTCATAGTAGGTACAGGGTTTCCGACAATGGCAGCAAATATTGCTCGATATACGCACGCTCCTAATGCAAAGCTCATGCAGGAGTCAGGTGTATATGATGCGCGGCCACTGAGGCCTGCTTTATCGGTAGGTGATCCATGTCTTAATCCTGGTGCTGCAATGATTGGGGGGCTTGTTGATGTAATGGGTATGTTTCTTCAGGGTGGCTGGATAGATGTTGGATTTCTTGCGGGAAGTCAGGTGGATAAATATGGCAATATAAATACAACAGTCATTGGTGACTACAATGCGCCAAAAAGCAGACTCCCGGGATCTGGTGGGGCAAACCCAATAGGCTCGCTGGCCAAAAAAGTGCTTATTATATCACTCCATGATACCCGTCATATGGCTGAAAAGGTTGATTTTATTACAACACCAGGGTATATAGATGGCCCCGGTTCCCGTGAAAAGTGGGGCTTGCCTGCCAATACCGGTCCTTCTGTTATTATTACCAATAAAGCAGTGCTGCGTTTTGATAAAACGACTAAAGTGGCATATTTGGAGAGCTATCATCCTGATACAAGTGTGGATGAAGTGGTCAAGCTTACTCCCTGGAAACTGGAGGTCAGTGATGACGTTCATGAAACAGAACCACCTCGTGCTGAAGAATTGAAAGCACTCCGTGAAATACTGGATCCATTTAGGATGATCAAAATTTATGAAAAGCGTGGATACGTATAGGCAAATAAAAAATATTTGGATGTATAAAAGGAGGAAAGTATGGAATATACAAAAATGCTTTCAGACTTCTGCGCAAAGCTTACATATAATGACATTCCTGAGCAGGTAATCTATAAAGCAAAACTGTGTCTTCTAGATTATATTGCCAATGTATATGGTTCTTTAGAGATAGAAGCTGTTAAACACATCATTGATTTTATCATGTCAATTACTGGGAAAAATACATCAACAATTTTAGGAATTAAAAAAAAGACTGATTTACTGAGTGCTGCATTTATCAATGGGACAACAGCTGAAGCTATTGAAGCTCAGGATGGTCTGAGATTTGGAGGCAATCACCCTGTTTGTGCGGTTATGCCTGCAGCACTGGCTATTGGTGAAAAATATAAAAAAGATGGAAAAAGTGTTCTTACAGCAATCATTGCTGGCTATGAGGTTGCAAATAGGGCTGCAGCTTCAGTGCATCCGTTCCATACCCTTTCAGGTTTTTTGCCAACAGGAACGTGCGGTACTTTTGGGGCAGCAACGACTGCTGGCAAATTAATGAAGCTTGATGAACATGGTATGCTCAATGCGATAGGCAATGCCGGATATATTGTTCCTCTTTCAATGGCTGAACATTTAATGGGTGGGTATACCATTAAGATTGTACAGGGAGGACAGGCTGCTAGCGCAGGAATTATGGCTGCAGGCCTTGCAGCTCATGGTATTACGGGATTCCCAAAAGTTTTTGAAGGGTCAGAGCTTAAAGGTGGCTTTACTCAAATTACCAGCAAAGCAGAACCAAAGCCTGAAAGGCTTATTGATAAGCTGGGTGAACATTTTACGATTATGGATATTTATATTAAACCGTATACAGGATGCCGGCATACTCACGGGGCAGTGCAGGGAACATTAGGACTAATACAGGAAAATAATTTTAAGCCCGATGATGTGGATTCTATTCTTGTGGAAACATATGGGATTGCTGAACTGGCTGTGGGAAAGCATATTACTAGCAATAGCAGTTTTGTTGCAGCGCAGTTTTCTATTCCTTTTACTGTGAGTGTCTGTATATTTGATGGTGATTTAGGGCCAGCTCAGATTACAGAAAAACGTATAAGTGATAGTACATTAATTGAATTTTCAAAAAAAGTAACAGTCAAAGCTGCTGACGATCTGAATGCTATGTATCCCGACAAAACTGCAAGCCGTGTTACAATAAAACTAATTAATGGACAAATCATTCAAAAACAGGTTGATATTCCCAAAGGTGACCCGCGTGATCCTATGGATGTGGAAGATATTAAGCAAAAAATTAAACGGTTTACAAAACGTAGAAAGATAGATGCTGATGCATTGGCTGAGATGGTTATGAATATTGAAAAAATAAAGGATATAAATGAGCTTATTAAAATTATTTAATTACAGATAAAATTTTAGCCCGGGGGTATTATACATGGATTTTAGCTATAGTGAAGAGCAACAGATGCTGATTAAACTTATTCATGATTTAGGTGAAAGGGAAAAGTTCAAAGATTTAGCAAGGGAAATTGATAAGACGTGCCAGTTTCCTTTTCAATTAATTTCAAAATTTGCTGAGCTTGGCCTTTTGGGCATGACACTTTCTCCAGAATATGGCGGGGGAGGACAGCCTTTGTTAAATGCCATAATTGCAATAGAAGAGCTGGCAAAATATAGCCCTATGATTGCAGCTCCGGTTTTTGAATCAAATGTTGGCCCTATCAAAGCTATTGATATTCTTGGGAGTGAAGAGCAGAAGAAGAAATTAATTCCTGGCGTTTGTAAGGGTGAATACAGTGTGTCTGTGTGTATGACTGAGCCAGAAGCGGGATCAGATTTAACTGCTTTGAGGACAAATGCTTTAGAAGATAGCGATAGTTATGTTCTTAATGGCCGGAAAGCATTTATTACAGGTGGTGGTCATGCAACGCATTACCTGGTATACACTCGTTTTGATAATATTAAAGGGTATAAAGGTATTGGCAGTTTGATAGTGGAAAAAGGAATGGAAGGATTTAGTTTTGGCAAGCAGGAAGTTTATATGGGTTTACATGGAATGCCTTCGTGTGATTTGTTTTTTGATAATGTCAGAGTGCCAAAAGAAAATGTTGTATTAAAACCGGGTGAGTTTAACAGGCTTATGGCAACTTTTCATATTGAGAGATGTGGAAATGCTGCTATGTGCTTGGGGATTGCTGGTGGTGCACTGGCTGAAGCAAAAAAATATGCCATGGAACGTGAAGCGTTTGGCAGGCCAATATGTGAGTTTCAAGCAATACAGTTTATGACTGTCGATATGGCAATGAAGCTTGATGCAGCCAGGTTACTGGTGTACAGAGCAGCTACCAATGCCGGTGGAGGACTGCCGTCAATTTATGAAGCATCACTTGCAAAAGCGTATGCCAATGAAATGGTTGTTGATGTTACTAATACGGCAATGCAAATCTTTGGTGGATATGGCTACAGCACAGAATTCCCTGTTGAAAGAATGTACAGGGATGCAAAGGCATGGGGTGTTGCCGGCGGCACAATCCAGATGTTGAAGATTGGAATAGCAAGTATGTTATATGGGCGTCGCTTTGATCAGAGAAAATAATTTATGGTGATTAGTGGCAAGCAATAAAAGAATTCTAAATTTTTTTAATTATACAGGGAGGAAGCTATGGGAAAGTATTACAAAGACACAGAGGAGTTGTATACAATATATGGGTATTTTCTGGATAATATTTTAAAAGACCCTAAAATTGGTTCAAAGCTTGCAAGAGCAGGTATTGTCATAAAATTTATTTATACTGATCCTGATGCTGAGATAACAATAGATTTAAAAAATCCTCCAAAAAAAGAGGGTTATTATGGTACTTTTTATTTGGGCAAATGTGATATTGAAGCTGATGTGTGGTCATCGCAACCTGCTGATCATTCACACCGTTTCTGGCATGGATTGGAAAATCCAATAGCAGGGGTTGCAAAAGGAATTATAAAGCAGGGGGGAAAGGTTACAGCAATGCTGAAACTATTGCCGGTAATTAAACCAACGTTTCAGCAATTTCCCATAGTTCTTAAGGAAATGGGTAGAGAAGATCTGATAGTGACAAAGTGAGGCTGTCATGTATGGAAATACCGGGAAAGTAATACATATAAATTGTACAACAGGGAAAACCCAAATACTATCATTGGAAGAAGATGTATACAAAAAATTTATTGGTGGGAGTGGATTGGCTGCAAAGCTTTTCTGGGATTATGCTGATTTTGATGCAGCACCTTTTTCAGAAAAATCGGTGTTAATTTTTGCAAATGGCCCATTGGCAGGAATGCCATTGTCTGGAACTAGCAGAATGAGTGCCGTTGCACGATCACCTTTAACGGGGGCATTTGCTGAATCTTCATGTGGCGGATATTTCCCTCCTCAATTGCGATATGCAGGATATGATGGAATTATTATAACAGGAAAATGCACAATGCCATCTATCATTCATATTGCTCAGGGTTCTTTTAATATTATACCTTCAGAAGAGTTGTGGGGTAAAACAATTGATGAAGCATATTCTGCAATCAAGGAAAGATATGGAGGAAGAAGCAGAACTTTAATAATAGGTCCTGCCGGTGAAAATGGTGTTGCATATGCCTGTATACTCAGCGATGCACATCATGCATTTGGCAGGTGTGGATTGGGTGCCATAATGGGTTCAAAAAATATAAAAGCTATTGTGATTGAACCACATCAAACTATAATGAAATATTTTGAAGAACAAAAAGTAAAACGTCTTATTAAAGAACTTACTCCACGTATCAAGGAATATATCATTTCACAGGTTTTACATGAGTTTGGTTCTGCTGGAAATCTGGAGGGCCATATGTATACAGGAGATGTCCCGGTTAAAAACTGGACATCAAATTTTAATGAAGAAATGGCAGAAAAATTAACAGGGAGCACATTAACGGAAAAATATTTAACAAGGACTGGAACATGTGCATATTGTATCATAGCATGTAAAAGGATAGTAAAAGTTGATGAAGGGCCATATAGCTTACCTGAAGGTCCGGGACCGGAATATGAAACAGTGGCTGCATTAGGATGTTTACTTGGCTCTGAGGACCTTGCTGCGGTATGTAAAGCAGGAAGATTGTGTAATGAATTTGGCCTGGATACTATATCAACAGGAGCCACAATAGCATGGGCAATGGAGGCATTTGAAAGGGGAGATTTAACTGAAAAAGAAACTGGAGGGGTACCGCTCCAATGGGGTGATATGCACACTGTAATAAATACCATTATCCCATCAATTGCCAGAAAAGAAGGCCCTTTAGGACATTTACTTGCAAAAGGTAGCAAGGCAGCTGCAAAAACTATTGGTAGAAATTCAATTAACTATACAGCACAGTCAAAAGGTTTAGAAGCACCAATGCATGATCCACGTGGCGGAGGGCATGGGCATGCTTTAGCATATGCAGTCAGCCCACGAGGTGCCTGTCATGTATCCACGGCAATGCATTTTATGGAAACGGGAGCATGCAACTATCCTGAAATTGGGTTTGAATTTGATTTAGAAGCATTAACAGATGAAAAAAAGCCAGAAACCATGGTGCTGGCAACAGCTATAGGTTCTATAGAAAACAGTGCATGCTTTTGTCAGTATGCTGATCGTTCACTAACATTTGCTGAAATGGTTGGTATACTGAATGCTGTTACTGGGTATAATTATTCATTACAGGATGCACTTGACGCAGGATGGCGTATATATCATTTGAAACGACTCATCAATTATAGATTTGGTTTGAAGGCAGGTGATGATGCGTTGACAGATAGAATGCTGGAACCTGCACGTGATGGTGAGCCACAGGGTATCATGATTAATTTTGATGGTATGATACAGCATTTTTATGAACTTATGAATCTGGATAAAGTTGAAGGGATAGCAACAGTTGATACGTTACACAAATATGGGCTTGAACAGGAAGCTGCACTAGTATGGCAAAAGGGGAAATAGGAGTTATTGTTGAAGGTGTTGGTATTTTACGTAAAGAACTGTTTAAGCATACAGTGACTTTAGCGTGCGATGCACAGGTTAAAGATTTAGCAAAAAAAATAAAAATAAAAAAAAGTGTTCAGATAGCTTTCTTCAAAAATGGGAAACGGTTGAAGATGAATGGTAAACTACATGATGGAGATATCATAAAAGTTATTCCTCTTGTTTTTGGTGGTTAGATAATTATTCTTACAAAATTTTGATGAACGTTCCCCATGTTTTTAAGCAAAATATTTGACAATCCAATTATTCCAGCATACTAATAATGATATATTTTTTTGTACTGCTCACTTTTAGTGAATTATACTATACAGCATCATCACGGGGGTTTGCCATGAAAAAGATCATTATAATAATAGCCATTGTACTTATAGGTATTATTGCAGTTTACCTTTTCTTACGAACCGGATTGCCTGATTACTCCACAGATATTAATGCACCAGGGCTATCGGCACCAGTAACCATAGAAAGAAACAGCTTTGCCGTACCAACT
This window harbors:
- a CDS encoding aldehyde ferredoxin oxidoreductase family protein translates to MYGNTGKVIHINCTTGKTQILSLEEDVYKKFIGGSGLAAKLFWDYADFDAAPFSEKSVLIFANGPLAGMPLSGTSRMSAVARSPLTGAFAESSCGGYFPPQLRYAGYDGIIITGKCTMPSIIHIAQGSFNIIPSEELWGKTIDEAYSAIKERYGGRSRTLIIGPAGENGVAYACILSDAHHAFGRCGLGAIMGSKNIKAIVIEPHQTIMKYFEEQKVKRLIKELTPRIKEYIISQVLHEFGSAGNLEGHMYTGDVPVKNWTSNFNEEMAEKLTGSTLTEKYLTRTGTCAYCIIACKRIVKVDEGPYSLPEGPGPEYETVAALGCLLGSEDLAAVCKAGRLCNEFGLDTISTGATIAWAMEAFERGDLTEKETGGVPLQWGDMHTVINTIIPSIARKEGPLGHLLAKGSKAAAKTIGRNSINYTAQSKGLEAPMHDPRGGGHGHALAYAVSPRGACHVSTAMHFMETGACNYPEIGFEFDLEALTDEKKPETMVLATAIGSIENSACFCQYADRSLTFAEMVGILNAVTGYNYSLQDALDAGWRIYHLKRLINYRFGLKAGDDALTDRMLEPARDGEPQGIMINFDGMIQHFYELMNLDKVEGIATVDTLHKYGLEQEAALVWQKGK
- a CDS encoding acyl-CoA dehydrogenase family protein, which codes for MDFSYSEEQQMLIKLIHDLGEREKFKDLAREIDKTCQFPFQLISKFAELGLLGMTLSPEYGGGGQPLLNAIIAIEELAKYSPMIAAPVFESNVGPIKAIDILGSEEQKKKLIPGVCKGEYSVSVCMTEPEAGSDLTALRTNALEDSDSYVLNGRKAFITGGGHATHYLVYTRFDNIKGYKGIGSLIVEKGMEGFSFGKQEVYMGLHGMPSCDLFFDNVRVPKENVVLKPGEFNRLMATFHIERCGNAAMCLGIAGGALAEAKKYAMEREAFGRPICEFQAIQFMTVDMAMKLDAARLLVYRAATNAGGGLPSIYEASLAKAYANEMVVDVTNTAMQIFGGYGYSTEFPVERMYRDAKAWGVAGGTIQMLKIGIASMLYGRRFDQRK
- a CDS encoding MoaD/ThiS family protein is translated as MAKGEIGVIVEGVGILRKELFKHTVTLACDAQVKDLAKKIKIKKSVQIAFFKNGKRLKMNGKLHDGDIIKVIPLVFGG
- a CDS encoding MmgE/PrpD family protein, with protein sequence MEYTKMLSDFCAKLTYNDIPEQVIYKAKLCLLDYIANVYGSLEIEAVKHIIDFIMSITGKNTSTILGIKKKTDLLSAAFINGTTAEAIEAQDGLRFGGNHPVCAVMPAALAIGEKYKKDGKSVLTAIIAGYEVANRAAASVHPFHTLSGFLPTGTCGTFGAATTAGKLMKLDEHGMLNAIGNAGYIVPLSMAEHLMGGYTIKIVQGGQAASAGIMAAGLAAHGITGFPKVFEGSELKGGFTQITSKAEPKPERLIDKLGEHFTIMDIYIKPYTGCRHTHGAVQGTLGLIQENNFKPDDVDSILVETYGIAELAVGKHITSNSSFVAAQFSIPFTVSVCIFDGDLGPAQITEKRISDSTLIEFSKKVTVKAADDLNAMYPDKTASRVTIKLINGQIIQKQVDIPKGDPRDPMDVEDIKQKIKRFTKRRKIDADALAEMVMNIEKIKDINELIKII
- a CDS encoding CoA-transferase, with the protein product MSKIMTTQEAITKFVNDGDFLFIGGYICRPPFAAIHEIIRQKKKDLTVVRSNTADDFDMLIGAGCVKRFICTFISLGLYGLARCFRRSIEKGIPHKIEIEEYTNLSLPLMLMAGALGMPFVPVKDMVGTDLMKIKSFMGDNKYKFIDSPFDGSPVMLVPALNPDVAIIHVQQADEEGNAQMWGIGGDCKWGANAAKKVIVSCERIVSREVVGKDPSRTIVPGFKVVAVTEEPFGAHPGYTPGFYDVDFSFGYLYQQASNTVEGFQAFLDEWVFGVNNRTEYINHYIQKFGYEQFKKLWAKFDYSYPVSYAY
- a CDS encoding CoA-transferase; protein product: MSEHPNDYIKPELMACCGAREIQDGDIVIVGTGFPTMAANIARYTHAPNAKLMQESGVYDARPLRPALSVGDPCLNPGAAMIGGLVDVMGMFLQGGWIDVGFLAGSQVDKYGNINTTVIGDYNAPKSRLPGSGGANPIGSLAKKVLIISLHDTRHMAEKVDFITTPGYIDGPGSREKWGLPANTGPSVIITNKAVLRFDKTTKVAYLESYHPDTSVDEVVKLTPWKLEVSDDVHETEPPRAEELKALREILDPFRMIKIYEKRGYV